Below is a genomic region from Trichoderma asperellum chromosome 2, complete sequence.
CCCTGAGTTAATTAAACGCCCGCTACTTTTCCCTTTTCGATCATTTTTATCCCTTTGGTTGTTAGTCTGACACCATATTTTGTCGTCCATCGTTATCCTCATATACCTAGTCTAAGAGTTGTGCTTTTTCCATCCCGCTGCTAAACCAGTTTCAAGCAAAGAACAGCAACGCTAAAtagagaaatgaaaagaaaacacgCCCCCACTCCGAGCTGAAAATCGAGCTGAGAAACTAggaaaaagtaaagaaaagtaaagaaaagaaaatgatggtaagcaaaagcaaaaaaaaaaaaaaaagagatcaGTCACAAGATATCGATAGCGTGAAAGACGAGCAACCCAGTAGTTTAGACTTCCTGACTGACTGGCAACCCTATTATTAGCGTACACGGGGAGATGGGTACCGTGACTTCGGGTGGCAGAGACCGGCGGCCATAGCTTGATCCACCCAGTTGGACGGCGTCGAGGCTAGCAGAGCGCGGACTCGGGGAGAGCCGCTGACGTGGAGACGGGGAAGCCTCACCGACTCGAACCAGGCTTCAGGTGGTTGACCGCCGTGCTTTTGCCTGATTCCTTCGGAAGGGGTCGTGCTTGTTGTATGTAGTTGCTGAGACATACCATGGCGCCGGTTTGGCCCCTGTTTCTTTCATGCCTGTGCTACCCGTATGAGTAAAGCTGCGGGCTGACTTTGCCCGTCACATGTGGACCATTTTGATTTCCctcgctttctttttttggcatcCAGCTTCTCTTGCCCCTCTTTTCGGCCTATAGAGGAGATGAGAGTATTGGGTAAGTTCATGGTTTGTTTGCGTTCATACTTGCCTATACATCAAATCGTGATTAGTATCAGCAGCTAATTAGGTGGCAAAAGAGGGTCTCATCCTAAAGTACTTACGCCATAAAGTAATGCTTGACTGTAGCTTTGTGCCTTTCCAATCCGTCACGGCGCGCAAATCGGCGCTTCTTGGGAGGATTCGGGCAGCCAGGTACATCGCACCGCCAAGGCTTGCGATGTTTGTTACAATGTTGCCTGCATGATAAATTAGCAAACATGCTAGCTGGTGCATAAGACACCTGTCCTAATGCATCTGTTTTCCACATCTCCCAGGGTTTGGGATTGGGATGGAGGAGGACAACAGGGGATAGACGGTTAGGCTTGCCACGATGCTGGCAGACAGAGGTTTCTACATACGCAAAAGAGGAGTTACGGTCGAAAAGTATTAGGTTTCCACTCTTATCAACGCCACCTTTGTCGCAGCGATGGCCTCTAGGAcaataatattttcctttaccCCGCTGCTTCAAAGCCTTCAAGTTGATACCTGCAAACAGGCCGTCGTCAGAATACTCATCcgagtcttcttcctcaaccTCCTCAAGTATGTTTTCTAACGCAGCTGATGCCGATGCGGCCATTGCTATTTCTTCCGCCGAGCGAGGAGGTGGCCGAaatggagggggaggaggagtaagaattggtggtggtggaggcggtggtggaggaggagctggagccacGATTGGCGTTAATATTCTCACAGGCCTTGGGCCTGTCTTTTTTGGCATCGCTTTTTTTAACATTGTCCTTCTCGGTGCCGGCATCAGGGGCACCAGCTTTCTGAGCGTCGCCCTTGCCTGTGCTCCTTGGCCTGGTAATTCGTTTGCTAGAAATATTCTTGTTCCTGCTAGTAATGcttgcttctccttctgctgctgctccttctgctgctgctgtctttgctgcttctcttgCTGTTGCCGTTTTtgttcctgctgctgctgctgcggagccggcggcggcgatgctaCAGGTGAAGTAGATACCGATGACTGTGTTGGCCATATTGGCGGCAAATCGAGCGATTGAGCCGGTGGTAAGAGTGGCAACGAGGGTAATGGTGCATGCGCTGGCCTTCCAACTGTTGCTCCATCTTGCAGCAAAGCCACCGCGTCGGCAATCTGCTTATGACATTCGGCTGCATGTGAGGTATTATTAAACACTTCTGGCATTGAGTTGGACTCCGAAGAGGCTGCCGATGCAGCTGCGGATGTGTCTTCGCTGTGTAACGATGAAGACGGCCGAGGGTCAACTAGACATGATAGACTAGCCTTCCGGTGGCTTCCAAGCTTCCATATGGTTTGAATATCCTGAGAGTGTTGCGCTGCCATGTCACGCATCTTACTGTATGTTGGAAGTAACATATGGTTAGATTGTATGGACACTTCAGTGCTAAACAACAAAAATACAATAAATAGACGCACCGAAGGCGGCCGAGAGTGATGTCCAGCGAAGTGGCCTCGGTAAGATCCGCAACATTTGTCTTGGCTCGAGAATTCTCGAGGATTTGCAGAGTAAC
It encodes:
- a CDS encoding uncharacterized protein (EggNog:ENOG41), which translates into the protein MISKLAVIESAHTMQPLQATHLFTFGLPASPISLSLEGLVLQYLKQASQSVQRVEEVSPLSSGPTCSSSPDDATALLTEMGDYLTRTAMIWAYLIENLIKGPHIDHVTLQILENSRAKTNVADLTEATSLDITLGRLRKMRDMAAQHSQDIQTIWKLGSHRKASLSCLVDPRPSSSLHSEDTSAAASAASSESNSMPEVFNNTSHAAECHKQIADAVALLQDGATVGRPAHAPLPSLPLLPPAQSLDLPPIWPTQSSVSTSPVASPPPAPQQQQQEQKRQQQEKQQRQQQQKEQQQKEKQALLAGTRIFLANELPGQGAQARATLRKLVPLMPAPRRTMLKKAMPKKTGPRPVRILTPIVAPAPPPPPPPPPPILTPPPPPFRPPPRSAEEIAMAASASAALENILEEVEEEDSDEYSDDGLFAGINLKALKQRGKGKYYCPRGHRCDKGGVDKSGNLILFDRNSSFAQHCNKHRKPWRCDVPGCPNPPKKRRFARRDGLERHKATVKHYFMAQV